The proteins below are encoded in one region of Oncorhynchus tshawytscha isolate Ot180627B unplaced genomic scaffold, Otsh_v2.0 Un_scaffold_7382_pilon_pilon, whole genome shotgun sequence:
- the LOC112241407 gene encoding ecto-ADP-ribosyltransferase 5, with the protein MERDNILTFAVLCVFHVWTPGVDTKMVSLPLHGLKSNIPLNMAPDSVDDSYKGCEDKMFRKVHDYYLKTERLKNKDFNQAWTDAEARYKPKQKRALSKIYSLAIQVYVTEYSQMFKSFNEATRTQKKSYSTTFQYHSLHFLLTNALRILNKKNKRFQTFRGTNASFHGVRNTEMRFGQFTSSSLDKKIAGERFGNRSCFEITTYFGAPLGEYASQMAHEKEVLIPPYEVFRITEVLKRKDKKDLWCDVVYKLQSTKKGKSVLKCQMVGPLQGE; encoded by the exons ATGGAGAGAGACAACATCCTAACCTTTGCTGTGCTGTGTGTCTTCCATGTTTGGACTCCGGGTGTGGATACAAAGATG GTCAGTCTCCCTCTGCATGGTCTAAAATCCAACATCCCTTTAAACATGGCTCCAGACTCTGTTGATGACTCCTACAAGGGCTGTGAGGATAAGATGTTCAGGAAGGTGCATGACTATTACCTGAAAACGGAGAGACTAAAAAACAAAGATTTCAACCAGGCTTGGACCGATGCTGAGGCCCGTTACAAACCGAAACAGAAAAGAGCACTGTCTAAAATCTATTCCCTGGCAATCCAGGTGTATGTGACTGAATACTCCCAAATGTTCAAGTCATTCAACGAGGCCACTCGTACCCAAAAGAAGAGCTACAGCACAACATTCCAGTACCACTCCCTGCACTTCCTTCTGACCAATGCTTTACGAATCCTGAACAAGAAAAATAAGCGTTTCCAAACCTTCCGAGGAACCAACGCGTCTTTCCACGGAGTCCGAAATACTGAAATGCGATTTGGACAGTTCACCTCGAGCTCTTTAGACAAGAAAATCGCTGGTGAACGCTTTGGAAATCGCTCCTGTTTTGAGATCACCACCTACTTTGGTGCCCCGCTGGGGGAGTACGCATCTCAGATGGCTCATGAGAAGGAGGTGCTGATTCCTCCCTACGAGGTGTTCAGAATTACAGAGGTGCTGAAGAGAAAAGACAAGAAAGACCTCTGGTGTGACGTCGTCTACAAACTGCAGAGTACTAAGAAAGGAAAAAGTGTCCTGAAATGCCAGATGGTTGGACCACTCCAAGGAGAGTAA